A portion of the Hoplias malabaricus isolate fHopMal1 chromosome 1, fHopMal1.hap1, whole genome shotgun sequence genome contains these proteins:
- the tektl1 gene encoding tektin-like protein 1 isoform X2, whose product MNSVTQSAPATPATERSQRPGDESQRWKDESLRSIQRAERLVLQSHMNALHSAARYRRTPLCSRFTDSNEASFNLRPKSTGTALYSLGKNDPFPPPALRDQSAEASIGLASEYMRSVREVEGRLRREAGKVNQEATKLQHQRERLEKLLRSVRKALLVNQQSTDWRTFRPTVKGKDGADLMLHHEKKGLNELKQRLETMLRDTLNQQQALSQSSRQLLDCAFERSRVIELLPQHGSPSATMHLSTSPLAMKPDPSGPYTPECKEALESSAAVLQRSQQLRGSVKQLMSDAVVKQTSLHRSVNEGLLKKIAETVNLQHHLTLSSAATKQAIYRKQRQMQCASYSHGRVLGPVSSDDLFCRERPDRPVVQIYGRHPSSHLPESRLLSQGNVTLKQHLESEEKDLEDLQVAHLQLVDDTWAKQATAGVDSSVVRLRRRYVLPMFVQATKT is encoded by the exons ATGAACAGTGTTACACAGTCAGCTCCAGCTACGCCAGCGACTGAGAGGTCTCAGAGACCGGGGGATGAGTCTCAGAGGTGGAAGGATGAGTCTTTGCGCTCCATTCAGCGCGCGGAGCGTTTGGTTCTTCAGTCGCACATGAACGCGCTTCACTCGGCCGCGCGCTACCGCAGAACCCCGCTCTGCTCCAGATTCACGGACAGCAACGAGGCTTCATTTAATTTGCGACCTAAATCCACCGGCACTGCG TTGTATTCTCTGGGCAAAAATGACCCCTTTCCTCCACCTGCGCTTCGTGACCAGAGCGCAGAGGCTAGTATTGGCTTGGCCAGTGAGTACATGCGCAGTGTGAGGGAAGTGGAAGGGCGTTTACGAAGGGAAGCTGGGAAGGTCAATCAAGAAGCTACTAAACTCCAACATCAGCGAGAGAGGCTGGAGAAACTGCTCCGGAGCGTGAGGAAAGCTCTGCTCGTCAACCAGCAAAGCACAGATTGGAGGAccttcagacccacagtgaag GGAAAAGATGGAGCAGATCTCATGCTTCACCATGAGAAGAAGGGCTTGAATGAGCTGAAGCAGAGATTGGAGACTATGCTGAGGGATACATTAAATCAGCAGCAG GCCCTAAgtcagagcagcaggcagctaCTGGATTGTGCCTTTGAAAGGTCCAGAGTAATAGAGCTGCTGCCTCAGCATGGCTCACCCTCAGCAACCATGCACCTCTCCACATCTCCCCTCGCCATGAAACCTGATCCCTCTGGACCATATACCCCAG agtgtAAAGAGGCACTGGAGTCATCAGCAGCTGTGTTGCAGAGGTCCCAGCAGCTTAGAGGTAGTGTGAAGCAGCTCATGTCTGATGCTGTTGTTAAGCAGACAAGTCTACATCGCTCAGTCAATGAGGGCCTCCTGAAGAAGATCGCAGAAACAGTAAATCTGCAG CATCATCTAACACTGAGCTCCGCAGCTACTAAACAGGCCATCTACCGTAAGCAGAGACAGATGCAGTGTGCTAGCTACAGCCATGGCAGAGTTTTG GGCCCAGTATCCAGTGATGACCTGTTCTGTAGAGAGAGGCCAGACAGGCCTGTTGTGCAGATCTATGGGAGACACCCAAGTTCACATCTGCCAGAGTCACGCCTCCTATCACAG ggtaaTGTTACACTGAAGCAGCACCTAGAGTCTGAAGAGAAGGATTTAGAAGATCTGCAGGTTGCTCATTTACAGTTGGTGGATGACACATGGGCAAAGCAAGCTACAGCTGGAGTGGACTCCTCTGTTGTCCGGCTTCGAAGGAGATATGTGCTTCCTATGTTTGTCCAAGCGACAAAAACATAA
- the tektl1 gene encoding tektin-like protein 1 isoform X1: MNSVTQSAPATPATERSQRPGDESQRWKDESLRSIQRAERLVLQSHMNALHSAARYRRTPLCSRFTDSNEASFNLRPKSTGTALYSLGKNDPFPPPALRDQSAEASIGLASEYMRSVREVEGRLRREAGKVNQEATKLQHQRERLEKLLRSVRKALLVNQQSTDWRTFRPTVKVTGKDGADLMLHHEKKGLNELKQRLETMLRDTLNQQQALSQSSRQLLDCAFERSRVIELLPQHGSPSATMHLSTSPLAMKPDPSGPYTPECKEALESSAAVLQRSQQLRGSVKQLMSDAVVKQTSLHRSVNEGLLKKIAETVNLQHHLTLSSAATKQAIYRKQRQMQCASYSHGRVLGPVSSDDLFCRERPDRPVVQIYGRHPSSHLPESRLLSQGNVTLKQHLESEEKDLEDLQVAHLQLVDDTWAKQATAGVDSSVVRLRRRYVLPMFVQATKT, from the exons ATGAACAGTGTTACACAGTCAGCTCCAGCTACGCCAGCGACTGAGAGGTCTCAGAGACCGGGGGATGAGTCTCAGAGGTGGAAGGATGAGTCTTTGCGCTCCATTCAGCGCGCGGAGCGTTTGGTTCTTCAGTCGCACATGAACGCGCTTCACTCGGCCGCGCGCTACCGCAGAACCCCGCTCTGCTCCAGATTCACGGACAGCAACGAGGCTTCATTTAATTTGCGACCTAAATCCACCGGCACTGCG TTGTATTCTCTGGGCAAAAATGACCCCTTTCCTCCACCTGCGCTTCGTGACCAGAGCGCAGAGGCTAGTATTGGCTTGGCCAGTGAGTACATGCGCAGTGTGAGGGAAGTGGAAGGGCGTTTACGAAGGGAAGCTGGGAAGGTCAATCAAGAAGCTACTAAACTCCAACATCAGCGAGAGAGGCTGGAGAAACTGCTCCGGAGCGTGAGGAAAGCTCTGCTCGTCAACCAGCAAAGCACAGATTGGAGGAccttcagacccacagtgaagGTGACA GGAAAAGATGGAGCAGATCTCATGCTTCACCATGAGAAGAAGGGCTTGAATGAGCTGAAGCAGAGATTGGAGACTATGCTGAGGGATACATTAAATCAGCAGCAG GCCCTAAgtcagagcagcaggcagctaCTGGATTGTGCCTTTGAAAGGTCCAGAGTAATAGAGCTGCTGCCTCAGCATGGCTCACCCTCAGCAACCATGCACCTCTCCACATCTCCCCTCGCCATGAAACCTGATCCCTCTGGACCATATACCCCAG agtgtAAAGAGGCACTGGAGTCATCAGCAGCTGTGTTGCAGAGGTCCCAGCAGCTTAGAGGTAGTGTGAAGCAGCTCATGTCTGATGCTGTTGTTAAGCAGACAAGTCTACATCGCTCAGTCAATGAGGGCCTCCTGAAGAAGATCGCAGAAACAGTAAATCTGCAG CATCATCTAACACTGAGCTCCGCAGCTACTAAACAGGCCATCTACCGTAAGCAGAGACAGATGCAGTGTGCTAGCTACAGCCATGGCAGAGTTTTG GGCCCAGTATCCAGTGATGACCTGTTCTGTAGAGAGAGGCCAGACAGGCCTGTTGTGCAGATCTATGGGAGACACCCAAGTTCACATCTGCCAGAGTCACGCCTCCTATCACAG ggtaaTGTTACACTGAAGCAGCACCTAGAGTCTGAAGAGAAGGATTTAGAAGATCTGCAGGTTGCTCATTTACAGTTGGTGGATGACACATGGGCAAAGCAAGCTACAGCTGGAGTGGACTCCTCTGTTGTCCGGCTTCGAAGGAGATATGTGCTTCCTATGTTTGTCCAAGCGACAAAAACATAA
- the tektl1 gene encoding tektin-like protein 1 isoform X3: MSYLSLIERCCQLLYSLGKNDPFPPPALRDQSAEASIGLASEYMRSVREVEGRLRREAGKVNQEATKLQHQRERLEKLLRSVRKALLVNQQSTDWRTFRPTVKVTGKDGADLMLHHEKKGLNELKQRLETMLRDTLNQQQALSQSSRQLLDCAFERSRVIELLPQHGSPSATMHLSTSPLAMKPDPSGPYTPECKEALESSAAVLQRSQQLRGSVKQLMSDAVVKQTSLHRSVNEGLLKKIAETVNLQHHLTLSSAATKQAIYRKQRQMQCASYSHGRVLGPVSSDDLFCRERPDRPVVQIYGRHPSSHLPESRLLSQGNVTLKQHLESEEKDLEDLQVAHLQLVDDTWAKQATAGVDSSVVRLRRRYVLPMFVQATKT; this comes from the exons ATGAGCTACTTGTCTCTTATAGAAAGGTGCTGCCAGCTG TTGTATTCTCTGGGCAAAAATGACCCCTTTCCTCCACCTGCGCTTCGTGACCAGAGCGCAGAGGCTAGTATTGGCTTGGCCAGTGAGTACATGCGCAGTGTGAGGGAAGTGGAAGGGCGTTTACGAAGGGAAGCTGGGAAGGTCAATCAAGAAGCTACTAAACTCCAACATCAGCGAGAGAGGCTGGAGAAACTGCTCCGGAGCGTGAGGAAAGCTCTGCTCGTCAACCAGCAAAGCACAGATTGGAGGAccttcagacccacagtgaagGTGACA GGAAAAGATGGAGCAGATCTCATGCTTCACCATGAGAAGAAGGGCTTGAATGAGCTGAAGCAGAGATTGGAGACTATGCTGAGGGATACATTAAATCAGCAGCAG GCCCTAAgtcagagcagcaggcagctaCTGGATTGTGCCTTTGAAAGGTCCAGAGTAATAGAGCTGCTGCCTCAGCATGGCTCACCCTCAGCAACCATGCACCTCTCCACATCTCCCCTCGCCATGAAACCTGATCCCTCTGGACCATATACCCCAG agtgtAAAGAGGCACTGGAGTCATCAGCAGCTGTGTTGCAGAGGTCCCAGCAGCTTAGAGGTAGTGTGAAGCAGCTCATGTCTGATGCTGTTGTTAAGCAGACAAGTCTACATCGCTCAGTCAATGAGGGCCTCCTGAAGAAGATCGCAGAAACAGTAAATCTGCAG CATCATCTAACACTGAGCTCCGCAGCTACTAAACAGGCCATCTACCGTAAGCAGAGACAGATGCAGTGTGCTAGCTACAGCCATGGCAGAGTTTTG GGCCCAGTATCCAGTGATGACCTGTTCTGTAGAGAGAGGCCAGACAGGCCTGTTGTGCAGATCTATGGGAGACACCCAAGTTCACATCTGCCAGAGTCACGCCTCCTATCACAG ggtaaTGTTACACTGAAGCAGCACCTAGAGTCTGAAGAGAAGGATTTAGAAGATCTGCAGGTTGCTCATTTACAGTTGGTGGATGACACATGGGCAAAGCAAGCTACAGCTGGAGTGGACTCCTCTGTTGTCCGGCTTCGAAGGAGATATGTGCTTCCTATGTTTGTCCAAGCGACAAAAACATAA